From the Halomonas meridiana genome, one window contains:
- the miaA gene encoding tRNA (adenosine(37)-N6)-dimethylallyltransferase MiaA, giving the protein MADTRPWAIFLMGPTAAGKTDAAIALHERLGHELISVDSAMVYQGMDVGSAKPSAAELARAPHRLIDIRDPADPYSAADFREDALREMRQISAAGQVPLLVGGTMLYYKRLVEGVANLPAADAAIREHLENQRQQEGLIGLHRTLAEVDPPSAARIHPNDPQRLMRALEVFYASGRPMSELWAEQRPETFPWRVLSVALAPQDRKVLHQRIALRFESMLAEGLIDEVAALKKRDDLHIDLPSMKSVGYRQVWEYLNGAYDRDELVSRGVIATRQLAKRQLTWLRSWPSLTWIDSQQPDALDKLLKFVRESGA; this is encoded by the coding sequence ATGGCTGATACACGCCCCTGGGCGATATTTTTGATGGGGCCTACGGCCGCTGGGAAAACCGATGCCGCGATAGCGCTTCACGAACGGCTAGGCCATGAGCTGATCAGCGTGGATTCCGCGATGGTGTATCAAGGCATGGACGTGGGCAGCGCCAAGCCCAGTGCGGCCGAGCTGGCGCGGGCACCCCACCGTTTGATCGATATTCGCGATCCCGCCGACCCCTACTCAGCGGCCGACTTTCGCGAAGATGCCCTGCGGGAGATGCGTCAAATCAGCGCGGCGGGGCAAGTGCCGCTGCTGGTGGGCGGCACGATGCTTTACTACAAGCGCTTGGTGGAAGGAGTGGCCAATTTGCCTGCAGCGGACGCCGCCATCCGTGAGCATCTGGAGAACCAGCGGCAGCAGGAGGGCTTGATTGGGCTGCATCGCACCCTTGCAGAGGTCGATCCGCCCTCTGCGGCGCGTATCCATCCGAATGACCCTCAGCGGCTGATGCGTGCGCTGGAAGTGTTCTACGCCAGCGGTCGCCCCATGAGTGAGCTGTGGGCGGAGCAGCGGCCGGAAACCTTTCCATGGCGGGTGCTGTCAGTAGCGCTAGCACCGCAGGATCGCAAGGTGCTGCACCAGCGCATTGCCCTGCGTTTTGAATCCATGCTGGCAGAGGGCTTGATAGATGAGGTCGCCGCCCTCAAAAAGCGTGATGATCTACATATTGACTTGCCATCCATGAAGAGCGTTGGCTACCGTCAAGTATGGGAGTATCTGAACGGCGCTTATGATCGAGATGAACTCGTGTCGCGAGGTGTCATTGCCACCCGTCAGCTTGCCAAGCGTCAGCTGACCTGGCTGAGAAGTTGGCCGTCGTTGACATGGATCGACTCGCAGCAGCCTGACGCACTGGATAAGCTTCTGAAATTCGTGCGTGAAAGCGGTGCTTAG
- a CDS encoding N-acetylmuramoyl-L-alanine amidase, whose protein sequence is MLLTGVSGVQAANVDSMRLWAAPDHARLVFDLTAATQANVFSLENPSRLVIDLDDSQLNTDVSTLPLEGSAIAAVRTGVRDGNGLRVVLELNREIEPRHFTLPPNDQYGHRLVVDLEYPGESAVENPIDPIEAMIRDQEMVAQRSAQAQLPGADAAVPPAAPDQPPTEVQPAQPHPQRDIIIAIDAGHGGEDPGAIGPAGTREKDVVLEIARRLASDVNRTRGFKAVLIRDGDYYLGLRQRTQLAREQKADFFVSIHADAFTSPRPQGSSVYALSQRGATSETAQWLADSENRSDLIGGVDGSLSLRDKDQVLRGVLLDLTMTATLNDSLSIGGQVLEQLGRVNRLHKSRVEQAGFMVLKSPDIPSLLIEVGFISNPDEERRLRDPVHQQGLSTAIFSGLRDHFQRNPPPASLLAWQRDHQRSPTGDEYRIQSGDTLSSIAVRHGVPVNQLKQANDLNGDVIRVGQVLRIPSS, encoded by the coding sequence ATGCTGTTGACCGGTGTCTCTGGCGTGCAGGCCGCCAACGTCGACAGTATGCGGCTCTGGGCTGCTCCGGATCACGCGCGTTTGGTCTTCGACCTGACAGCGGCTACTCAGGCCAATGTGTTCTCGTTGGAGAATCCGTCGCGCCTGGTGATCGATCTGGACGACAGCCAGCTCAATACCGACGTCTCGACCCTACCGCTGGAGGGAAGTGCGATTGCTGCCGTGCGCACGGGCGTGCGCGACGGCAACGGACTGCGCGTGGTGCTGGAGCTGAACCGCGAGATCGAGCCGCGCCACTTTACGTTGCCGCCCAACGATCAGTATGGCCATCGTCTGGTGGTCGATCTGGAGTACCCCGGCGAAAGCGCGGTGGAAAATCCCATCGACCCCATCGAAGCGATGATTCGTGATCAGGAGATGGTGGCGCAGCGCTCGGCTCAGGCTCAGCTGCCTGGAGCCGACGCTGCGGTGCCCCCCGCCGCGCCAGACCAGCCGCCCACCGAAGTGCAGCCTGCCCAGCCGCATCCGCAGCGGGATATCATCATCGCCATCGATGCCGGTCACGGTGGCGAAGACCCAGGCGCCATTGGGCCTGCAGGCACCCGCGAAAAGGACGTCGTGTTGGAGATCGCCAGACGGCTTGCCTCCGATGTCAATCGTACCCGGGGGTTTAAAGCCGTGCTGATCCGCGATGGCGACTACTACTTGGGTCTGCGTCAGCGCACACAGCTGGCCCGAGAGCAGAAGGCCGACTTCTTTGTCTCGATTCACGCCGATGCCTTCACCAGCCCACGCCCGCAGGGCAGCTCCGTGTATGCCCTTTCCCAGCGTGGGGCGACGTCAGAAACGGCGCAGTGGCTCGCAGATAGCGAGAATCGCTCGGATTTGATCGGTGGGGTCGATGGCAGTCTATCGCTGCGGGATAAAGACCAAGTGCTGCGCGGCGTGCTGTTGGACCTCACCATGACCGCCACGCTCAACGACTCGCTGTCGATCGGTGGGCAGGTGCTCGAGCAGCTTGGTCGAGTGAATCGGCTGCATAAGTCGCGGGTCGAGCAGGCGGGCTTCATGGTACTGAAATCGCCTGATATTCCGTCGCTGCTGATTGAGGTGGGGTTTATCTCCAACCCGGACGAAGAGCGCCGCCTGCGTGACCCGGTGCATCAGCAGGGCCTATCAACGGCCATTTTCAGCGGGTTGCGCGATCATTTTCAGCGTAACCCCCCGCCCGCGAGCCTATTGGCGTGGCAGCGTGATCACCAGCGTAGCCCCACTGGCGACGAATATCGCATCCAATCGGGGGATACGCTCTCGTCGATTGCCGTTCGCCACGGTGTTCCAGTGAATCAGTTGAAGCAGGCCAACGATTTGAATGGTGACGTGATCCGGGTGGGCCAAGTGCTGCGTATTCCTAGTTCCTAG
- a CDS encoding adenylosuccinate synthase: MGKNVVVLGTQWGDEGKGKIVDLLTESASAVVRFQGGHNAGHTLVIDGEKTVLHLIPSGVLRPGKTCVIGNGVVLSPEALIKEIRELEAKGVPVRERLRLSPACPLILPYHVRLDQAREKARGVAKIGTTGRGIGPAYEDKVARRGLRLGDMLHRERFASKLGEVLDYHNFVLVNYHGEQAVDFQEVLDSAMQMAEELRPMVSDTVSMVHDLRKAGENILFEGAQGSLLDIDHGTYPYVTSSNTTAGGTATGSGVGPLYLDYVLGITKAYTTRVGSGPFPTELFDDHGRHLAERGHEFGATTGRPRRCGWFDAVALRHAVQINSVSGICLTKLDVLDGLENIRVCVGYRSKDGDVLDNPVDSEGYEAVEPLYHDLPGWKESTLGAKKVEDLPANARAYISFLEEQVGTSIDIISTGPDRVETIVLRNPFEG, translated from the coding sequence ATGGGTAAGAATGTCGTAGTCCTGGGTACCCAATGGGGCGATGAAGGCAAAGGCAAGATCGTTGACCTGCTCACCGAATCCGCGTCTGCCGTCGTGCGCTTCCAAGGCGGTCACAATGCGGGTCACACGCTGGTCATCGACGGTGAGAAAACCGTTCTTCACCTGATCCCCTCGGGTGTATTGCGCCCGGGAAAAACCTGCGTGATTGGTAACGGCGTCGTGCTGTCACCGGAAGCGCTGATCAAAGAGATTCGCGAGCTGGAAGCGAAGGGCGTTCCCGTACGTGAGCGTCTGCGTCTCTCGCCAGCGTGTCCGCTGATCTTGCCTTATCACGTGCGTCTCGACCAAGCCCGTGAGAAGGCGCGTGGCGTGGCCAAGATCGGCACCACTGGTCGCGGCATTGGCCCGGCGTACGAGGACAAGGTCGCACGTCGTGGTCTGCGGTTGGGGGATATGCTCCACCGTGAGCGTTTCGCGTCCAAACTGGGCGAAGTGCTCGATTACCACAACTTCGTGCTGGTGAATTACCACGGCGAGCAGGCGGTCGATTTCCAGGAAGTGCTGGACAGCGCCATGCAGATGGCCGAAGAGCTGCGCCCCATGGTCAGCGATACGGTGAGCATGGTGCACGATCTGCGTAAAGCGGGCGAGAACATTCTGTTCGAAGGTGCCCAAGGCTCGCTGCTGGATATCGATCACGGTACCTACCCCTATGTGACCAGTTCGAACACCACCGCGGGTGGTACGGCGACTGGTTCTGGTGTCGGTCCGCTCTACCTGGACTACGTGCTGGGTATTACCAAAGCCTATACCACCCGTGTTGGCTCTGGCCCGTTCCCCACCGAGCTGTTTGACGACCACGGACGTCATTTGGCCGAGCGTGGGCACGAGTTTGGCGCGACCACCGGGCGTCCGCGTCGCTGTGGCTGGTTCGATGCAGTCGCACTACGTCATGCGGTACAAATCAACTCTGTCTCCGGTATCTGCCTGACCAAACTGGACGTGCTGGACGGTTTGGAAAACATCCGTGTCTGCGTTGGCTACCGCAGCAAAGATGGCGACGTGCTGGACAATCCGGTGGACTCAGAAGGCTACGAAGCCGTAGAACCTCTCTATCACGACCTGCCGGGCTGGAAAGAGTCCACGCTGGGGGCGAAGAAGGTGGAAGACCTGCCCGCCAATGCCCGTGCGTACATCAGCTTCCTCGAAGAGCAGGTGGGTACCAGCATCGACATCATTTCGACCGGCCCAGACCGCGTCGAAACGATCGTACTGCGCAACCCGTTCGAAGGGTAA
- the hfq gene encoding RNA chaperone Hfq — MSKGQSLQDPYLNILRKERIPVSIFLVNGIKLQGQIESFDQFVILLRNTVSQMVYKHAISTVVPSRNVRLPAQDPSAPDAEI; from the coding sequence ATGTCCAAAGGGCAGTCCCTTCAAGACCCGTACCTGAACATTTTGCGCAAGGAGCGCATTCCGGTCTCTATTTTCCTGGTAAACGGCATTAAGCTGCAGGGCCAGATTGAATCGTTTGACCAGTTTGTCATCTTGTTGCGCAATACCGTCAGTCAGATGGTTTATAAACACGCTATTTCCACGGTGGTGCCTTCGCGCAACGTGCGTTTGCCGGCACAAGACCCTTCAGCACCCGATGCTGAAATCTAA
- a CDS encoding ATP phosphoribosyltransferase regulatory subunit has protein sequence MTIADRWLLPDGMDEVLPPQASRMEELRRALLDLYHCWGYDQVMPPPVEFLDSLLTGTGTDLDLQTFKLTDQLTGRMMGASADVTPQVARMDAHSLKRQGPVRLCYCTNVLRAKADQHQGGRSPVQVGVELFGHAGLEADSEIIHLALASLHAAGANEIHLALGHIGIYRSLVEAAALNAEQERALFEALALKSPGQLAEQVNASVSDPVLADMLMALGELHGDASVLSEARERFAGAPAPVTAALDQLESLYKGVLARFDVSLYFDLAELRGYQYHTGMMFAAYVPGYGHALAKGGRYDDTGRAFGRARPATGFSMDLKQLASLALASPSRGAIWAPAQEEESLNAAIVALREQGERVIQALPGQRTGPAEHSCDRRLEFIDGRWQTTALTQETSA, from the coding sequence ATGACCATCGCTGACCGCTGGCTATTGCCCGACGGCATGGATGAGGTGCTGCCGCCTCAGGCAAGCCGCATGGAAGAGCTGCGCCGTGCGCTGCTCGATCTTTACCATTGCTGGGGCTACGACCAGGTAATGCCGCCGCCGGTGGAGTTTCTGGACTCCTTGCTGACAGGTACCGGCACGGACCTCGACCTTCAAACGTTCAAGCTGACCGACCAACTGACGGGCCGCATGATGGGCGCATCTGCCGATGTGACGCCCCAAGTCGCACGTATGGACGCTCATTCCCTCAAACGCCAAGGCCCCGTGCGTCTGTGTTACTGCACCAACGTGCTGCGCGCAAAAGCCGACCAGCATCAGGGTGGCCGAAGCCCCGTGCAGGTTGGGGTAGAGTTGTTTGGTCATGCTGGGCTCGAAGCTGACAGTGAAATCATCCATTTGGCGCTGGCCAGTCTCCACGCAGCAGGTGCCAACGAGATCCACTTGGCGCTGGGCCATATCGGTATTTACCGCAGTCTCGTGGAAGCGGCGGCTCTCAACGCCGAGCAAGAGCGCGCGCTGTTCGAAGCGCTGGCGCTTAAATCACCGGGGCAGCTGGCCGAGCAGGTAAACGCCAGTGTCAGCGATCCCGTGCTGGCGGATATGCTGATGGCACTGGGCGAGTTGCACGGTGATGCTAGCGTGCTGAGTGAAGCGCGCGAACGTTTTGCCGGGGCGCCTGCACCTGTCACGGCTGCGCTAGATCAGCTCGAATCGCTTTATAAGGGCGTCCTGGCACGCTTCGACGTCTCGCTCTATTTTGATCTAGCGGAGCTGCGTGGTTATCAGTATCACACGGGCATGATGTTCGCGGCCTACGTGCCGGGTTACGGCCATGCGCTGGCCAAGGGCGGGCGCTATGATGATACCGGTCGTGCGTTTGGCCGTGCGCGGCCAGCCACCGGCTTCTCGATGGATCTGAAACAACTGGCATCGCTGGCGCTGGCGTCACCCAGCCGGGGTGCAATTTGGGCGCCTGCCCAAGAAGAAGAGTCGCTTAACGCTGCCATTGTGGCGCTGCGTGAGCAGGGTGAACGCGTAATTCAAGCGCTGCCTGGGCAGCGTACTGGGCCGGCGGAGCACAGCTGTGACCGCCGTCTTGAGTTTATCGATGGTCGTTGGCAGACAACGGCCCTGACACAAGAGACGAGTGCATAA
- the hflC gene encoding protease modulator HflC produces the protein MINNRSLLIVGGLAAVAWLASNSLYVVDETERAVKLRFGEVIEENIQPGLHAKIPIAQTIRKFDVRLLTLDTDTSRYLTLEQKAVIVDSYVKWQVVNPTRYYEATAGDEMMAIRLIQPRVDESLRNEFGRLNLQEIIAERRDDLMTGPTEELDQLMREELGVAIRDIRIKRIDLPEDVSAAVFERMRSEREREAREWRAQGQEEAERIRANADRRRQVLLAQANERAETLRGEGDAEAAAIFSEAYSQDQEFFAFWRSLNAYRESFAGDGNLLVLEPDSDFFRYLRSAVPDSAE, from the coding sequence ATGATTAATAATCGATCCCTGCTTATCGTAGGTGGTTTGGCCGCCGTGGCGTGGCTGGCGAGTAACAGTCTGTATGTCGTGGATGAAACCGAGCGCGCGGTGAAACTGCGCTTTGGTGAGGTCATCGAAGAGAATATTCAGCCCGGCCTGCATGCGAAAATTCCGATTGCGCAGACCATTCGCAAATTCGACGTTCGCCTTCTGACGCTGGATACGGATACCAGCCGTTATTTGACCCTTGAGCAAAAGGCGGTCATCGTCGACTCTTACGTCAAGTGGCAGGTCGTCAACCCGACTCGCTACTACGAGGCCACCGCTGGCGATGAAATGATGGCGATTCGCCTGATTCAGCCGCGAGTGGATGAGAGTCTGCGTAACGAATTCGGTCGTCTGAACCTTCAGGAAATCATCGCCGAGCGCCGTGATGACCTGATGACCGGACCCACCGAAGAGCTGGACCAGCTGATGCGTGAAGAGCTGGGCGTGGCGATTCGCGATATTCGTATCAAGCGTATCGACCTGCCCGAAGACGTATCGGCAGCAGTCTTCGAGCGTATGCGCTCAGAGCGTGAGCGTGAAGCCCGTGAGTGGCGTGCTCAGGGTCAGGAAGAGGCCGAGCGGATTCGGGCGAATGCCGATCGCCGCCGTCAGGTACTGCTGGCCCAAGCGAACGAGCGTGCCGAAACCCTGCGCGGTGAAGGCGATGCCGAAGCGGCTGCGATCTTCTCGGAAGCTTATAGCCAGGATCAGGAGTTCTTCGCCTTCTGGCGCAGCCTGAACGCCTACCGCGAAAGCTTCGCTGGCGACGGTAACCTGCTGGTGCTCGAGCCGGATAGCGACTTCTTCCGCTATCTACGCAGCGCCGTTCCCGACAGCGCCGAGTAA
- the hflK gene encoding FtsH protease activity modulator HflK — protein MAWNEPGGGNQHDPWSGGGRRGNGGDRGGNNGGGNNGGNNGGNNQGPPDLDEALKKFQDKLNGMLGGSGKKSGGGGSGKSGGGKPRNSFALPGLLLIVALAIWGASGFYLVDQSERGVVLRFGEYQGIVEPGLQWNPPLIDDVRMVNVTRVRSVSQTQSMLTRDENIVEVEISAQYQVANPRDFVLNVRDPALSIENALDSALRHVVGGTDMIDILTSGREILGSSVASRLQTYLDAYGAGIRLQTINIESTSAPAPVIDAFDDVIRAREDRQRTINEGMAYANAIIPAAQGQAQRIVEQGQGYRESVVAEAQGQANRFNALLTEYRNAPEIMRERMYLDAIEEVFGGTPKVLLDVSENAPLMYLPLDQMRGNSGNDSRSTSDDGSDSNSDAIDPRVLESLRGSQSNASSSSSSSNNPIRREGR, from the coding sequence ATGGCCTGGAATGAGCCCGGTGGTGGCAACCAGCACGACCCCTGGAGCGGTGGCGGCCGACGTGGTAACGGCGGTGATCGCGGTGGGAACAATGGTGGTGGAAACAACGGCGGCAATAATGGTGGCAACAACCAGGGGCCACCTGACTTGGATGAGGCGCTGAAAAAGTTCCAAGACAAGCTCAACGGCATGCTGGGTGGCAGCGGCAAGAAGAGCGGCGGCGGTGGCAGCGGCAAGAGTGGCGGCGGCAAGCCGCGTAACTCTTTTGCACTGCCCGGTCTTCTGCTCATCGTGGCGCTGGCCATCTGGGGAGCCTCGGGCTTCTACCTCGTGGACCAGTCGGAGCGTGGCGTCGTGCTGCGTTTTGGCGAGTACCAGGGCATCGTCGAGCCGGGCCTTCAGTGGAATCCGCCGCTCATCGATGACGTGCGCATGGTCAACGTGACGCGCGTACGCTCTGTTTCTCAGACTCAGTCCATGCTGACGCGTGACGAAAACATCGTCGAAGTGGAAATTTCTGCCCAGTACCAGGTCGCCAATCCGCGTGATTTCGTGCTGAACGTTCGTGATCCAGCGCTCTCCATCGAGAACGCCCTGGACTCGGCGCTGCGTCACGTGGTTGGTGGTACGGACATGATCGATATCTTGACCTCTGGTCGTGAGATACTCGGTAGCTCCGTCGCGAGCCGTCTGCAAACGTATCTGGATGCCTACGGCGCCGGTATTCGTCTACAAACCATCAACATCGAATCCACGTCGGCGCCTGCGCCCGTCATCGATGCTTTCGATGACGTTATTCGTGCCCGCGAAGATCGTCAGCGGACGATCAACGAAGGTATGGCGTATGCCAACGCGATCATCCCGGCCGCACAGGGTCAGGCGCAGCGTATCGTCGAGCAGGGGCAGGGGTATCGTGAGTCGGTCGTGGCAGAAGCGCAGGGTCAAGCCAACCGCTTCAACGCGCTGCTGACCGAGTATCGCAACGCGCCTGAGATCATGCGTGAGCGTATGTACCTGGATGCCATCGAAGAAGTCTTCGGTGGAACGCCAAAAGTCCTTTTGGACGTGAGTGAAAATGCGCCGTTGATGTATTTGCCGCTCGATCAGATGCGCGGTAACAGTGGTAATGACAGCCGCTCAACGAGCGATGACGGTAGCGACAGCAACAGCGATGCGATCGACCCGCGCGTGCTGGAGTCGCTGCGCGGTAGCCAAAGCAACGCTTCCTCATCGTCGTCATCGAGCAATAACCCCATTCGCAGGGAGGGCCGCTAA
- the tsaE gene encoding tRNA (adenosine(37)-N6)-threonylcarbamoyltransferase complex ATPase subunit type 1 TsaE: protein MQVQLNDEEAHVAFGEALGKALTGRGRVYLEGDLGAGKTTLTRGILRAYGYQGAVKSPTYTLVEPYELGDQRLYHLDLYRLADPEELEFMGGRDVLADDALCLIEWPSRGDGWLPAPDVRIQLRVADPGRMALLTAESALGQHVLGQLNAQTNGHPQEGGVIQWK, encoded by the coding sequence ATGCAGGTGCAATTGAATGATGAAGAGGCCCACGTTGCCTTCGGCGAGGCGCTGGGCAAAGCGCTAACCGGTCGCGGGCGCGTATATTTAGAGGGCGATTTGGGGGCGGGCAAGACCACCCTGACGCGCGGCATTTTGAGGGCGTACGGTTATCAAGGCGCCGTGAAAAGTCCGACCTATACCCTGGTGGAGCCTTATGAACTGGGTGATCAGCGCCTCTATCATCTGGATTTATACCGTTTGGCAGACCCGGAAGAGCTGGAATTCATGGGCGGGCGCGATGTACTAGCCGACGATGCTCTTTGCCTCATCGAGTGGCCCAGTAGAGGCGACGGCTGGCTGCCTGCGCCGGATGTGCGTATCCAGCTCCGCGTTGCGGATCCAGGGCGAATGGCGCTGTTGACGGCCGAGAGTGCGCTCGGTCAGCATGTTTTGGGGCAACTGAACGCGCAAACCAACGGTCACCCGCAGGAGGGTGGTGTCATTCAATGGAAATGA
- the cobO gene encoding cob(I)yrinic acid a,c-diamide adenosyltransferase, producing the protein MSDRDARHKASMEKLKARVDEKVANATEQRGLLLINTGNGKGKTTAAWGTVTRALGYGYKVGVVQFIKGLWECGERNRLEDDPHLSVAIMATGFTWDTQNREADTAACQEVWQEAQRMLADPETYLVVLDEITYMLKFGYLDIATVKQALLDRPREQTVIITGRNAHRELVAMADTVTDMQEVRHAFNNGLQARRGIDF; encoded by the coding sequence ATGAGTGATCGCGATGCCCGCCATAAAGCGTCCATGGAAAAGCTCAAAGCAAGAGTGGACGAAAAAGTCGCCAACGCCACCGAACAGCGCGGTCTGCTGCTGATCAACACGGGGAACGGCAAAGGCAAAACCACCGCCGCGTGGGGCACTGTCACCCGCGCGCTGGGCTATGGATACAAAGTGGGCGTGGTGCAGTTCATCAAAGGGCTGTGGGAGTGTGGTGAGCGCAATCGGCTAGAAGACGATCCCCATTTGAGCGTCGCCATCATGGCAACCGGCTTTACCTGGGATACCCAAAACCGCGAAGCCGATACCGCAGCCTGCCAGGAGGTTTGGCAAGAGGCGCAACGAATGTTGGCAGATCCAGAAACCTATTTGGTGGTGCTAGACGAGATTACCTACATGCTGAAATTTGGCTATCTCGACATCGCCACCGTCAAACAGGCGTTGCTGGATCGACCTCGGGAACAAACAGTCATCATCACTGGACGCAATGCCCACCGCGAACTGGTCGCCATGGCAGACACGGTGACCGACATGCAGGAGGTCCGCCACGCCTTCAACAACGGGCTTCAAGCTCGACGCGGCATCGATTTCTAG
- the hflX gene encoding ribosome rescue GTPase HflX translates to MFFERPDAGETAVLVHVDFYDEQAREDPGEFLELVRSAGAEPATLLTASRQRPDSRTFIGSGKLEELRAMLAAHHAELVIFNHSLSPSQQRNLEQELKCRVLDRTGLILDIFAQRARTHEGKLQVELAQLEYMSTRLIRGWTHLERQKGGIGLRGPGETQLETDRRLLRGRIKSIHKRLDKVRSQREQNRRARARAEIHSVSLVGYTNAGKSTLFNALTSAEVYAADQLFATLDPTLRRLEIEDVGPVVMADTVGFIRHLPHKLVEAFQATLQEAAEATLLVHVIDAADPDRELNVEQVDNVLKEIGADNVPVLKVMNKIDKLDSAPRIERDGHGVPDVVWLSAQQGQGLELLHEALTERLANDVIGFSLTLSPEQGKLRAGLHELNAVREESFDEQGRSVLDVRLPRRDFNQLMAQLGMRANTYLPEALRESDEW, encoded by the coding sequence TTGTTTTTTGAACGCCCAGACGCCGGTGAAACGGCAGTACTTGTTCACGTAGATTTCTATGATGAGCAGGCACGTGAAGACCCGGGTGAGTTCTTGGAGCTCGTGCGCTCTGCTGGCGCAGAGCCCGCGACATTGCTCACAGCCAGCCGACAGCGCCCTGATTCCCGCACCTTCATCGGGTCAGGAAAGCTGGAGGAGCTGCGGGCAATGCTCGCAGCTCATCACGCTGAACTGGTCATCTTCAACCACAGTTTGAGTCCCTCCCAGCAGCGCAACCTTGAGCAAGAACTCAAGTGCCGCGTATTGGACCGTACGGGTCTGATACTCGATATTTTTGCGCAGCGGGCACGAACGCACGAAGGTAAGCTGCAGGTAGAGCTTGCCCAGCTCGAGTACATGTCTACGCGCCTCATTCGCGGTTGGACACACCTTGAGCGACAAAAAGGCGGGATCGGCTTACGCGGTCCCGGTGAAACACAGCTAGAAACCGACCGTCGTTTATTACGCGGTCGTATCAAGTCGATTCATAAGCGCTTGGATAAAGTGCGCAGCCAGCGGGAGCAGAACCGGCGCGCCCGCGCCCGTGCAGAAATCCACAGCGTATCGCTGGTGGGCTATACCAACGCGGGCAAGTCGACCCTGTTCAATGCGCTGACCAGTGCCGAAGTTTATGCAGCGGACCAGCTCTTTGCTACCCTGGACCCGACGCTGCGACGTTTGGAAATCGAAGACGTAGGGCCGGTCGTCATGGCCGATACCGTCGGCTTCATTCGTCACTTGCCGCACAAGCTGGTCGAGGCTTTCCAGGCAACGCTGCAAGAGGCGGCAGAAGCCACGCTGCTCGTGCATGTGATCGACGCTGCCGACCCTGATCGCGAACTCAACGTCGAGCAGGTCGATAACGTGCTGAAAGAGATCGGGGCGGATAACGTGCCGGTGCTCAAAGTAATGAACAAGATCGACAAGCTGGACAGCGCACCGCGTATCGAGCGCGACGGCCACGGTGTTCCCGACGTGGTTTGGCTGTCTGCTCAGCAGGGCCAGGGGCTAGAACTGCTCCATGAAGCCCTCACCGAGCGACTCGCCAACGACGTGATTGGTTTTTCGCTTACTCTTTCCCCAGAGCAGGGAAAGCTGCGTGCCGGTCTGCACGAGCTCAATGCCGTGCGCGAAGAGAGCTTCGACGAGCAGGGGCGCTCTGTATTGGATGTGCGCTTGCCAAGGCGCGACTTCAATCAGCTGATGGCTCAGCTGGGCATGCGTGCCAATACCTATTTACCAGAAGCATTACGCGAATCTGACGAATGGTAG